The Bacteroidota bacterium genome includes the window ACCGGCAGACTGGGCAAAGTAGGCGTTGGCCGAATTTCCCACGTAGATGGATTCCGTCGGCTTCTGGAAAACTGGTTTCCGGTAAGCGCTTTCGGAGATACCTTTATCTGCAATTGCAACAGCCTTCGTCCCGTCGTTACCGGCAAGGGCGGCAACAGAAACGAGAAGAGCTGTTCCGAGCAGTAAAGTTTTTTTCATAAACTTCCTCCTAAAGTTATGAGATGGTTGTGATGGTATAGCAGCAACATCTGCTATGAAAGTAATTATAGCGGTTCCACTGAATAAAATCAATACATATTTAGCTTTTTTGTCGGGTTACTTTTTTGTGCACCCTGTCAGATTGTGTCACTTTTACCTTAAAATGACGGTCAGATTGTGACGGAGGTCATCTTTCATTAATAGAACGGACGCTCCTTTACAGAACAGTCCGTCCACAGTCAGGTCCGCTTTTTCGCCTCTAAAAGGAATGGTGGTACAAGTTCATCCAGATACCTGACAGGTAAAAAAAAAGGGCTGCCGGTTGGCAGCCCTTTTCATAATTAATCGTATTCAGGGGTCAGAACTGAAGACTGAGACCGTAGACTGTGATACCATCAAACAGTTCCATCTGTGAGTGAGAAACATCGAACTTCAGGTTATACCCAAAGATCGGATAGGCGATTCCGACTCCGAATGCAAGTCCTTCCTGGGACTCACCACGGAACAGATTCTTCATACCCACACGCAGAAAGACGTTGTCATTGAAACCATATTCGGTACCAATGTTGACGGACTCATTGTGGTTACTCGGGCGTTGAGCATCCGCCGCAATAATCAGGCTGTTCATGTCATCCCGGTACACATCCATGGCGAGTCCGACCCTGAAAAAGATCGGCAATGGCCAGTATTCGGTTTTCAGAGCGGTGGAAATCTTTCCATTGTTTCCTGAGGATGATGGATCATCATCGTAAGATTTGAAAAGATCCTTGCCTTCATAGCGCATGTCCTGGCCGAAGTTTGATACCGACATTCCGAGTTTCAGACCATTCCACTGGAAATTGTAGAGAAGTCCGAGATCCAGAGCAAAGGCACTGGCCGTTTCGTGCCAGATCTGGCTGCGAATGTACTTGGCTGTACCACCCAGTGTGAACTGCTCGGTAAGTGCATGAGAGTAAGTCACCCCGACGAACAGATCAGAGGCATCCCACCGTTCACCGGTTCCATCCTCATCCAGTTCAGTCACCACTTCTTCCTCGCCATAGCTGAGACGGCCAAACTGCAGACCGATCACGCTGGCATCGGTTACCGCAATGGTGGCACCCAGCCAGTCATACTTTGAACCGACCAGCCAGTTTGTTTTTGTGAAATAAACCTCATTTCTGGGCTTGGAACCGGCAGCTCCCGGATTCCAGTACAGCGATGAAGCACCGGTTTTGGAAGCCACAACGGCACTTCCCATCCCGATGGCATCCGGACCGATACCGATACCCAGGAAGGTGGCGGTGCTGGTCCCGACTTTTGACTGGCCCATGGCCACCGAGGTGACCAGTATCAGGGCAAGTCCAATGAAAGAGAAACGTGTTTTCATAGTTTAATCAACCTTCCTGGTTATTTAATGACCCCGATTTTGCCTTCTTTTTTGCCGTATTTAGATTCTACCACGTAGAAGTAAATACCGGCTGCCACATCCAGGTTCTCCTTCGTACGGAGATCCCAGTACACCGACCCGTTGAAGATGGATCCGTCAGCATACAGTGTACGGACCAAATCACCGGCCGTGGTGAAAATGTAGATTTTGGCATCATTCGGAACATGACGAAACTCGATCCGGCGTTCACCCCGACCGCTTGTTACGTTGGGCGGCAGCGGATTTTCAATGCTCGACATGGCCACATACGGATTCGGAACCACCTTGATCTTCATCATTTCCTGTTTGACCACTGATTCGGCATCCAGTTTGGGCGCCTTGGTTGTAAACTCGAACACGTTTGCTGAATACAACGGTTTCGAGAAGGTGATCTTCAGTTTCATGGCAGAACTTGTGATGGTGGTGTTGTAAGAACCTGTCATCAGAAAGGATGCCACCAACAGGTGCAGAGAATCATTGAGGGTATAATAGTTGTTGGGCGAATTGTAACCACGTTTTTGTGGCAGCAAATCAAGCAGAACAACCTGATCCCCTCTCGAAAGGGCACCAGTTGTATTTCCTGAACGAGGGAGATACAGGAATGGTGCATCCTGACCAGTGATGGTATTGACCACTTTGAATTTTGTAGGTCTCGATGGAACGTTGGTCGTTACCAGACGGCCTGCGGTGCTGTTACTGATATCCGTATCACTGAAGGAAATTTCGTAGGTATTCGGCAGGAATGTGTAATACACAAAATTGGCACCTGCTTTTACCACATCCTTCGAGAATGACAATTTCAGCGAAGTGGTATCACCAAAGAATCCGGTTTCAGAACCAATGCGCACTGAATCTATCGGAACGTTTTTGATTGAGTCATACCTGCGCCAGTCATTTTTAAACGCAAGTGTTACACCATCGAAGGTGACATCATCTGCATTAGACCGGAAGTTGGTTTCATCAAAGGCCGGATTATTGGCCATATAGGGGCTTTCGTAAACAGGGAAGGCTTTGTAAGTGAAATTATAAACCTTGTCGGCTACGAATGGGAAGTCTACCCCTTTTATGGCAATGATCCGACCTGTCCTTGGATCAGCCCGGAAGGTATTGCGTGGGAGTATTACACCTGAAGGATCCTTCACAACCAGAGTAGTGGTATCCAGTCGCTGACCGGTGCGAGAAAGGGCAATCAGTCCCGAACCGTCATACTGAATCGATTCAGATTCTTCCGTTTCTTTTCTTACAGTATAAGAAGTGGTAAGGGGAATCAATTCAGATGGATCATTGGAATCGATTAAAGTATCGGCATCGTTAGACACTCCATCATTTGAAATGTCTTTAAAAGTGATTTGATAGGTTGCATTATCAATCAGCCGACTATCATCGACCACTTTAACCGTTACAGTTGAATTGGTGGGACGTCCAATATTGGTAACCGGAAAGGTTGATTCAGAATCAAAACCAGCGACCCGATGGTTTGGTACTGCAACAACAGTGTTGATATCCGTGATATATTCCCCGCTTGAGAGTTGGCGGATAAATTTGGTGTTTTCCGACGGATAAATCCCTGCAGTGTCAACACCGCGGTCATAGGCCACGACTGCATAGAAATAAGTTTCACCATTGACCACACTTTCATCCACGAAGGAGTGAGCTAAACCAACTTCATCATCCCCCAAATAGTAAGAATAACCAGATGCACTCTGGAAATCATCATTGGACGGAATAAAGTAGCCAGAAACACCATTTTTTGGGATATCAAACTGTGCGAGCGGCTGATAGCCAACTGCCTCGCCGCTTGCATCGGTTATAGTGCGGATATCTTCAAAGTTAGGATCTAGGGAACGGTAGACCCGATACCCTTCAAAATCCCTTATTCTCAATACCGGGTCAATCGTAGCCTCGGATTCACGTCCCCAATGAAGGGTAACCTTTTTATCACCAACCACTGCTTTTACAAGGGGTCTCCGGGGAGCTGTAGGAAATTGGTAGTTGGCGTCATAGATGATCTGGACGACCTTCCTGTTTTTATAAAAATCTTTCAGATCGCTTCCATACAAAAGTGCAAAAGAGAACCGTTCGGTTTGTTTGGATAGAAGCGGAAATACGCCAGACCCAAAGGTAAAGTCACCATCTTCACCCCGAATGGCTTTTCCGTTCACAAATATTTCTGGAACGGAGAAAAATCCGGGACGCAGGCGATTCCACAAGGTTTCGTCATTCTTCAAGTCAATGTCGTTGGCAGGGGAAAAATATTCAAAGGAGGTCAGTCCAATCTGATCGGACTCACTCACATCCAACGCATCAAAATTGGGTTCTCCTGGTGTTGGAATTCCGTCATTCTGACCGTTATCAATATTTTCAGCATCACCATCAGCTCCAACATCATCCCAAAGAGAAGACCAATCCCGATCGTTGTCTATTCCGTCATCCCGACGTTCATCGATCAGCAGATCTGCGCCACCGGCACCGGTTTTATAATTGACATAGGCTGTTGGTACAATTTCATCGAACAGCACGTTGTCATTCTGATCCTTTTTAAACTGACGATAATGAACAAAATAGTTCTCATCAATGAGACCATCGAAATCGTTATCCACCCCGTCAAAGGCATTTTCTGCAATCACTTCGGTCACATAGGTTCCAACACCACCCGGGCGAGGAACGGTCTTCTTAACCAGATGACCTTCTGAAAGGCGTGTGATACCGGGAACAATATTCACCGGGGTTTTCATACCAAGGGTGGTGAGAGAAAACGGGGTGGAAGGTACTGTGACCTGAGTCCGTTTAAATACCGGGATTTTTTTATTGTAGGCAGCTACAAACACCGAGTCGCGGCTGATGGTGATCAGCACATCACCGCTTTGAATAATTTTGGTTGTGTCAAAATCGGATGGAGTAAACTGCGGTGATGCTTTGCTGGCATCGCGGTCATTATCAATTCCGTCGAAGGGGTTGCCCGGTGATTCGAGAAAGGCGTAGCCAACATAGCCGACTTTACGACCCACCCAATTCGGATTACGTCTGTTATCATTCGGGTAGTCCCAGGAATAAACCAGGTTGTTTTTTACATCGAAAAAAGAGGCATCGTCATCATATTCACGAGGTGCATCATCGGTTCCGGTTACTCCCACATAGGTACCGCAGATCAGACCGAAAATGGCCTTTTCATAGTCCATGGTGGAAGTGTTGTTAATTTCGTATAACCAGAAGATGCAATCCTGAGCCAGGAATTGAGCCCATTGCAAACCACGAACCTTCACATCCAGTCCCATTCCCTTGCGGGCAGGTTCTGCAGAATTGGGAACGTGATTGAAGGGAGCCCGATTAAATTCATCATCAGAATGATCATCCATGACAAAATAAGATTCCTGATCAGCACCAGCAAAAGGCCCGAAATAGCCATTCCATTTGCGGTTGTAGGAAGCATCACGATCGGGCCAGGTTGCCGGCCAGGTGCTTGGATTGATGCTGGTTGCAATGGCTCCCTGATCACGGTTAGCATAGCCAGGCTTGGGTTGGAAGGTCCAGGGCAATCCCTCAGGGCTTTGTTCCTGTGCCTTTGCAGGGCGTGCAACGTTTGAAATGACCACAGAGTGATAGATACTGTCCTTATTAGAGGCAATCAGACTGTTGATCAGCGGATCATTGGGTGTGACGTTCTTCATTCTGGCTTCGACACCAATCATGAGGGAGATATCACCAATGTATCCGTTGTTATCATAAATCCAGGCGCCCCGAGGTCCGCCGGAAGAAGGCTGACCAATGACACCGGCATTACTGAAAACGGTTTTCACCAGATTACCTGAGTGAACTCCGGTTTTCTGGTTGGTTGCATTTCCATATCCGCTTGTCTGAGCCATCCCGGTAAAGGGAATCACCAGACCTGCAACCAGGAAAAGTGAAAGTTGAATTAATTTCTTCATGTAGAAACTCCGGAGATGTTAGAAATTATAAGTCACGCCAAATTCGATCAGGCGGGGTGCTGAGTAATTCTGAGGATTGGTGAACCATTCATCCAATGTATTCACACCCTTCAGATCTGGATTCAACCGTTCTGCATTCAGCTGATCTACAGTAAAGCCTGAGCGACCGGAGTCATCAAAGACACCATATTCATTCAGGGTATCGAACAGGTTATAGACCCGTGCAAATATGGTCATGCTTCCGTACCCTTCAGGCATTCCCAAATTATAATACCCACGTACATCCACGTTGACGTTGGAGGGCTTGATTTCACTGTTGGTCAGAATGGTTGCAGCATCCTGGCTGGTGCGCGGGGTATAGGGTTGACCGCTGCCAAAAGTCATGATGGTGGAAACACCCCAGTCTTTCTGGCTGTAATTCACGGTAGCATTGACAGTATGGGTCTGGTCCCAATCAAGGGCAACCAGTTTCACTTCTGGCTCAAGACCACCGGCAATGGCATTCCGGGCGGCATCGGGGTTGGAAGCCGTTCCTTTGGCAATCTGGTAGGTATAATCAAGGGTCACTCCCAGTCCATCGGTCATCCGTTGGTTGAGGGTCAGGATGAAACCGCGGATGAAAGCGAAGTCAGAGTTGACCAGCTGAGAATACTGACGGGTACCGCCAAACATGATGATTTCATCGGCACGGGTACCAGAAAGATCACGATAGTCGCGGAAATAGACCGTGGCATCGAGGGCCATGTCTGAAGTCAGTTGCTGGTTCAGACCCACTTCCATCGACACGTTACGTTCCGGTTTCAGGTCGGAGTTTCCAGCCACACCCTGGTTTCCGCTGCCAAGTCCGAATTTGTAATTGGCATTGCGGTATAAAAGGTCAAAATTCGGGAACTGGTAGAAATGACCGTAGGAGAAATAAATCTTACCCTGATCGGTAATCGGGAAGGCGGCACCGATCCGTGGACTGATCTGATATTTGGCTTCAGTATCCTTCCACCAGTATTTCTCACGGGCTTCCACTGATTTTTTATTTCCATCACTGAACTCGCTGTCGTCAATCTTTCCATCCGAATTCAGATCATTATAGATATTGATGGGTTTCAGCGGGTTGTAAATACTTGGATCGGTCGGATCATTCAGAACCTTTCCTGCTGCATCGAACCAGTCGAACCGGATTCCGATATTCAGGATAAAATTATCAAGCTCCACTTTGTCCTGAATGTAGGCCGAAAATTCCTGCGGGGAGCGCTCATACAAATCGGTATTGAATGTGTTATTGCCATCATACCGGGTTTGAATGTAAGGGCTGTTCCCCACGGTAGGTGCAAAATTTTCCTGCGAAGAAACAGGCAGAACCGTCCGTGATAGGAAATCGATCATGTGGTACTTATACTCGAAACCAGCTTTGATCTGGTGCTCATTGTTCACCTGACTCCACAAATCAGATTTGAAGGAGAAGCTGCGGCTTTCACGCTGGAACTGGCCCATATCGACACCACCCACCGAGAAAGTGAAAGGGGCAACCTGATTATTCAGTGAAGGATGAACGTATTTTGAGCTGAGGCCATCATACACATAATTTTCAAAAAACTTGTTGAATCCGCTCACAGACACTGTATAGAAAGTGCTGGCAGTGAGTGTATGGGTCAATGTGGAAATCATGGTATGAGAAGTCTGGTAATTGGTCCGGATGGCATCGGGATTATAAACATAGAAGCGGTTATAATCTTTCCATTGCCGATCCTCATACATGTAGTTAACCGAGGTTTTGATACTGGTTGAAACGGGCCAGGTCAGTTTCATTTGCCCGGAAATCCGGCTGGAGTTATTCATGGCAACATATTTGTTGTCACCAAGAGACTGAAAACCTGCATCCCGTCCAAGGGAGTCCTGTGCCAAGAAATTGTCGGGATTGAATTTCCGTTTTCCATACAGATGGCCGCCGAAATTGACAAACCGTCCAACCGCAAAGAAATAGAGGTTGTTGTTGGTGTAAGGAACCGGGCCGCTGAACGTTCCCTCATAATTCTGAATATTGAAGGGATTGAAATAATCTTCTTTCGGGAAGATGTCATCATTACCGGTGATGTAGTCACCATAATAAACCGTAGCCGATCCCTCATATTTATTAGTACCATCCTTGGTAGCCACGTTGATCACCGCAGACATGGCCTGTCCGTACTCAGCGTTAAATGCACCAGAGATCACCTGAAGCTCACTGACGATGTTTTTGTTCACATCAACGACTGCGGATCCGTCAAATTTATCGGTTACGGGTACCCCATCAATCATATAGGCCACTTCACCGGTACGACCGCCGCGGAAGTGTCCGTTGACGTTACCAGCCTGAAGCGACACGACCTGAGCCAACTCGGTTACCGGAAGGGCCGAAATCTGATCTCCCGACACGATGGCGGTGGATGCAGTTAAGTCCTTCTGAACCAGCGGGCGTTCGGCAGTGATGAGAATTTCCCCCTCCAGTGCCAGAACCTCGGCACTGAGCTGCACATCAATTCGGGCGGTGAGTCCGATGGAGACCCGCACGTTGCTGATGGTCTTGCTGGAGTATCCCACGTAGGAAACCCGGAGGGTATAGACACCCGGGGGAACGTTAAGGATATTGTAATTCCCCTCAAAGTCGGTGGCAGCACCGAGGCTGGTTCCGACAACGAGTACGCTGGCTCCGATGAGTTCCTCGCCGGATTGCTGGTCAGTAATCTTTCCAGCAATTTTTCCGGTCTGAGCAAACACCGGGGATGAAATGGCTGCTATTAAAGCAGCCAGGATGAATTGTCCCAATCGCTTGGTAATCATTGGACACTTACTCCACGGTTAATTAAACAGTTAGGCATGAACAGATTGTTTTTCCATTCCGCACGTTTCCCTGACCACCAGGGTTGGTGAGAAGGTTGTGTGGGAAGGTGGAAAGTCGTTATTCTGGATACGATGGAAAATTTTCTCGACGGCCAATACCCCCATCTGATACATGGGCTGACGCATGGTGGTGAGTCCGAGGTGTTTGGCCAGTTCAATGTCATCATATCCGATGATGGCGATGTCTTCCGGAGCAGACAGCTTCCGGTCACGAAGGGCATTCAGGGCTCCGATGGCCTGAATATCCGAAGAAATAAATACGGCATCCGGCAGATCCTCGCGGTTCCGGTCAATCAGTTCCATCATGGACTGATAGCCCGCTTCGCGGTTGAATCCGTCATTTTTAAGATTCTTACTGACTTTAAAGTAGCGGTCATTGAAGGTCAGGCGGGCTTCATCTAGGGCCTTGCGGTATCCGTTGTACCGCATCCGGGCCGGTTCGGATTCCATCGAGGCATTCAGCATGCCGATTTTGCGATACCCGGCCTTGATCAGATGTTTGGTGGCCACATAGGCACCGTCTTCATTCTGAACGGTGATCGAATCGAATTCGGGATGGTAGGTATCCACCAAAACGGTCGGCATGTTCAGTTCGCGGAGTTTTTCCTCAAATCCCGGGGCCATTTTCATGGAGTGGTACAGAATCCCATCCACTTTCCCTTTTTGCATGGCCCGGCGCAGGTATTCATCTACCTGACTGATCTGATTAACACCATACAACATTATATCATATCCCAGCTCGGCCATTTTGTCCTGAACGCCCTGCAGCATTTCCACCTGGAAATAATTGGTGAAGAACGGCATGATGATGGCGATGGTGTTGGTGCGGCGTTTGGCCAGCCCCTGAGCATAGACGTGTGGCTGGTAATTGAGCTTGCGGGAGATTTCGAGGATTCGGTTTTTGGTTTTAGCGGCGATTTTCGGATGGTTGTTCAGTGCACGTGATACCGTGCCAATCCCAACATTGGCTTCACGTGCGATGTCATAAATTGTCACTCCCATACCGTCTACACCCCAAAAATGGAACTTTTCTTGGAAAGGCTTCCACAATATTGTGAAAATTTTTACGGAGTGTCAACCCGTTCCAGCTGAAAAAGGTCAGGAAAAAGTCAATTAAATCATCTTTTAATCCGGCCAAATTTGTGACATGAGAAGGTTTTGAGCCTGATTTGCACGCTTTTTGTCAATGAAAATGACCATACCTGACCATTTATTAACATCAGGTATCCGGTCGTCACACTTGTCACTGGAACAAGACCATCAACCGCTTCCACTGTATTTATCAAACTGATAATTCTTTATCACCTAAGATAATAAAGCGTAAAAACCGATTAACCTGCAAGAAGAAGGATGGCAACAAGTTTGTGTCGGTCAGGAACGGAACCAGAGCAACCGGACAATGATGCGGAATATCATCAGAACGGCGGCTGCACCAAGCATGGCTGCCGAGAGGCTTTCCGGGAGAAAGGTGACAAACTTGCCAGCCCCGAGAATGCCCAGCACGGCAAGAAGCACAATAAACAGGTATGCCTGCCAGCCCAGCATGAAGAGGATGAACGGATTTTCGCGGATATTCATTGAATAAAGGCCCTTTCTATTATTCCACCACCCAGGAGATCGTCTCCTGAATAAAACACCACGGATTGACCGGGGGTTACTGCACGCTTTGGCTGATCGAACCGGATTTCCGCCCCTCCCCCGGGTAATGGAGTCAGAGTGGCCGGTTCCTGTGAATCCTTGTACCGGATTTTAGCCTCGACCCGGATTCCCCCATCGGGTATCTGATCCCAGGCAATGGTATTGATCTGACCGGCAATGAGCCGGCTGCATAGCAGAGACTGATCCTCCCCCACCACCACGGTATTGGTGTCGGGTTCGATACGGGTTACATAAACCGGTTTTCCAACAGCGATGTTTAATCCCCGCCGCTGACCTATGGTATAAAACGGGTACCCGTCATGATGACCCACCACGTCTCCGCCTTCCGTTTTAACCGGTCCGCCGGAAAGCCGGTCTCCGAGTCCGGGGACTTTCTCACGCAGAAAACGTCCATAGTCGTTGTCTGGAATGAAGCAGATTTCATAGGATTCTGATTTATCGGCCGTTTTAAGACCGAACTCACGGGCCAGCTGACGGACCTCAGGTTTGGTCAGACCGGAAAGCGGCAACAAGGTCTTCGACAGGGCTTCCTGAGAAATTCCCCACAACACATAGGTCTGGTCCTTGTTCGAATCGCGGCCGCGGGACAGCATCCAACGGTTTCGGTCGTCGTCATGACGGATCCGGGCGTAATGTCCGGTTGCAATGTAATCAGCGCCGAGAGCCATGGCCTTTCTGAGCATGGAATTCCATTTCACCTTTGTGTTGCAGAGAACGCAGGGGTTGGGTGTCCGGCCGGCCATGTACTCACCAACAAAGTTATCAATCACCTCGTCGCCGAAATCACCACGGAAATCCACTATATAATGAGGAAAGCCATGATGGACTGCAATGCTGCGGGCGTCGTTTATGGACTCCAGGGAACAGCACCCGGTTTCCTTGCCGGTGTTTCCTCCCGACAGCTGATAATCCCAGGTTTTCATGGTCATCCCAATCACCTGATACCCCTGTTCCTTAAGCAGGACCGCCGCCACGCTGCTGTCGACCCCGCCGCTCATTCCCACGACCACTGTACCGAGTTTACTCATTGATTTCCAGAATTTTTGCAAAGATACGCCAGCGTGATAACCGAAACCCTTTCTGTTAAATTCCCCTTTCCTGCGAACCCGGATGCCAGGAAGAGAACCAACGGGCCATTCTGAGTTGTTAACTGTCAATAATTTCAGTAGATTTGAATCAGTCAGGAACAGTATTCAACATGCTTTTTAAACGCCCCCCGGTTCGCCGGTTCGATTTGCCGCTGCGGTATTATGATCCGTCCAAAGATGACTCTCAGAAGGAGCACCGGATCCGCTTTACCAGCCTCCGGGATGGAGGAAGACCACCCGGTCTTATCCGCAACCTGGTCCTGTTCATAGCAGCCGTCTGGATGTTCCTTTACCTGCTCGGGCGCAGTTAATTATGGCTGTTAACCGGATCCGGATCCTGCCGGATGCCATCGCCAATCAGATTGCGGCGGGTGAAGTCGTTCAGCGTCCCGAATCGGTCGTGAAGGAACTGATTGAAAATGCCATTGATGCCGAATCCACTTCGATCACCGTTGTCATAGAAGAATCGGGGAAAACCCGCATTCAGGTGGTAGATAACGGGGCGGGCATGTCCTCCGACGATGCACGACTGGCCTTTGAACGCCATGCCACCAGCAAGATCATCACGGCCGACGATCTGCAGGCCATACGGACCCTCGGTTTCCGGGGTGAGGCCCTTGCCTCGATTGCCTCGGTCTCACAAGCTGAACTGAAAACCCGGCAGGCTGGTTCAAAAACCGGTACTGTGGTCCGGATGAGCGGCGGACTCATTCAGGCCTTTGAACCGGAGGCCTGTGCACCCGGCACTTCCATTACGGTCAAGAATCTGTTTTTCAACACACCGGGCCGCAGGAACTTCCTAAAATCGGACCAGGTGGAATTCCGGCATATACTGGATACCGTTCAGAAATACGCACTTTTTTATCATCAGATCCACTGGACCCTTATCAGTGATGGAGCCGAAGTCTTTTCGGTGGAACCTGCCGATGCCAATGAGCGGATCGGGCAATTGTTTGGTCGCAAAGTCATGGAAAACCTTATCCGGGTGGAGGAGCAAACCGACCTGGTCTCGGTAACCGGTTTTCTTTCCCATCCGACCATCGCCCGGAAAACAAGGGGCGATCAGTACCTGTTCATCAATGGGCGGTCGATTATCCACAAATCGATCCAGCATGCCGTTTTCAATGCCTACGGACCGGCTCTGGCGGCTGGTACCTTCCCTTTTTATGTTCTGTTTCTGAATCTGGATCCACACCGGGTCGATATCAACGTTCATCCGGCCAAGCAGGAAGTAAAATTTGATGATGAACGATCGGTTTACGCTATTACCATGGCGGTGGTGAGGAAAGCCCTGGGAACCCGTGATCTGACTCCGGTGGAATCAGGCCTGACCCATTTACCTCCCGGGCATGATTTCACAAACCGACCTGCCACGGACAGCATCCGGCCTTCATCACCCATCTCGAATTTTCCCTACCGGGATCCGCTGGAACGGGTGGTCACCCTTCCCTTCCGGACTCCCGTTCCCGACCCATTGCCTGTGACAGACACGGTTCAGAGGCCATTGGATATTCTGAAATCCTTTGCGTCTGAAGTGGACAATTCAGCCATCGGGGACCGGCGGATCTGGCAGGTTCACAACAAGTATATATTCAGTCAGATTGTGACCGGTCTGATGATTATTGATCAGCATGTGGCCCATGAGCGGATCCTGTTTGAACGGGCTCTCAGGATGATGGAAAGCAGTTCGGCGTTTACCCAGCAATTGCTGTTTCCGCATACACTGGACCTGACACCGGCCGATTTTGAACTCATCCGGGCTGTAAAAGATGACCTGATCCGGCTGGGATTTGATTTTAAATTTTACAGCGGACGAACCGTTGTGATTGAAGGCGTTCCGGCCGATGTGAAACCCGGAACCGAGCAGCGTATTCTTCAGGATATTCTGACACAGTACCGGGATTACGAGCAGGAATTTCAATGGAAGGGGCGTCACAACCTGGCGGCTTCTTACGCCTGCCGGTCCTCGATCAAAGCCGGTGATCCGCTCACGCTGGCCGAAATGAATGCCCTGATCGATCAGCTTTTTGCCTGTGAGAACCCGTACACCTGTCCGCACGGGCGTCCGGTGATCATCAAGATGACAATAGATGATCTCGACACCCGGTTCGGACGTAAACATCCCTGGTAACCAGACTTCAGAGCCTGCCATGAAAATAGAAACCCTGACATTTTTCAGAACCCACCTTCTCATCGGCGGAAAACGCGAATTGTTTCCGGTGGTGAATCTTGTCCTGGACCAGGACTATCCCGGATTGGTCACCCTGGATGGATTGTCCGTTCAACTATCCACCGAACGGACCGATTCGGGTGAGGTGCCCATGGTACTGTGCCACGTTGATTTCAGCCCCGGCGGGGGGATCCGGCTCAGAAAAACCAAAACCATCGATTATACCAGCGAAGAAACGGTCCATTTTTTCGAAGACCTGTTTTCGGGCGATCCCTTTCTGTTTGCCTTTTCAACCCCTGCGTTTCTGAATGGAAA containing:
- a CDS encoding LacI family DNA-binding transcriptional regulator — its product is MGVTIYDIAREANVGIGTVSRALNNHPKIAAKTKNRILEISRKLNYQPHVYAQGLAKRRTNTIAIIMPFFTNYFQVEMLQGVQDKMAELGYDIMLYGVNQISQVDEYLRRAMQKGKVDGILYHSMKMAPGFEEKLRELNMPTVLVDTYHPEFDSITVQNEDGAYVATKHLIKAGYRKIGMLNASMESEPARMRYNGYRKALDEARLTFNDRYFKVSKNLKNDGFNREAGYQSMMELIDRNREDLPDAVFISSDIQAIGALNALRDRKLSAPEDIAIIGYDDIELAKHLGLTTMRQPMYQMGVLAVEKIFHRIQNNDFPPSHTTFSPTLVVRETCGMEKQSVHA
- a CDS encoding TonB-dependent receptor; translation: MITKRLGQFILAALIAAISSPVFAQTGKIAGKITDQQSGEELIGASVLVVGTSLGAATDFEGNYNILNVPPGVYTLRVSYVGYSSKTISNVRVSIGLTARIDVQLSAEVLALEGEILITAERPLVQKDLTASTAIVSGDQISALPVTELAQVVSLQAGNVNGHFRGGRTGEVAYMIDGVPVTDKFDGSAVVDVNKNIVSELQVISGAFNAEYGQAMSAVINVATKDGTNKYEGSATVYYGDYITGNDDIFPKEDYFNPFNIQNYEGTFSGPVPYTNNNLYFFAVGRFVNFGGHLYGKRKFNPDNFLAQDSLGRDAGFQSLGDNKYVAMNNSSRISGQMKLTWPVSTSIKTSVNYMYEDRQWKDYNRFYVYNPDAIRTNYQTSHTMISTLTHTLTASTFYTVSVSGFNKFFENYVYDGLSSKYVHPSLNNQVAPFTFSVGGVDMGQFQRESRSFSFKSDLWSQVNNEHQIKAGFEYKYHMIDFLSRTVLPVSSQENFAPTVGNSPYIQTRYDGNNTFNTDLYERSPQEFSAYIQDKVELDNFILNIGIRFDWFDAAGKVLNDPTDPSIYNPLKPINIYNDLNSDGKIDDSEFSDGNKKSVEAREKYWWKDTEAKYQISPRIGAAFPITDQGKIYFSYGHFYQFPNFDLLYRNANYKFGLGSGNQGVAGNSDLKPERNVSMEVGLNQQLTSDMALDATVYFRDYRDLSGTRADEIIMFGGTRQYSQLVNSDFAFIRGFILTLNQRMTDGLGVTLDYTYQIAKGTASNPDAARNAIAGGLEPEVKLVALDWDQTHTVNATVNYSQKDWGVSTIMTFGSGQPYTPRTSQDAATILTNSEIKPSNVNVDVRGYYNLGMPEGYGSMTIFARVYNLFDTLNEYGVFDDSGRSGFTVDQLNAERLNPDLKGVNTLDEWFTNPQNYSAPRLIEFGVTYNF
- a CDS encoding PorV/PorQ family protein; protein product: MKTRFSFIGLALILVTSVAMGQSKVGTSTATFLGIGIGPDAIGMGSAVVASKTGASSLYWNPGAAGSKPRNEVYFTKTNWLVGSKYDWLGATIAVTDASVIGLQFGRLSYGEEEVVTELDEDGTGERWDASDLFVGVTYSHALTEQFTLGGTAKYIRSQIWHETASAFALDLGLLYNFQWNGLKLGMSVSNFGQDMRYEGKDLFKSYDDDPSSSGNNGKISTALKTEYWPLPIFFRVGLAMDVYRDDMNSLIIAADAQRPSNHNESVNIGTEYGFNDNVFLRVGMKNLFRGESQEGLAFGVGIAYPIFGYNLKFDVSHSQMELFDGITVYGLSLQF
- the mnmA gene encoding tRNA 2-thiouridine(34) synthase MnmA, with protein sequence MSKLGTVVVGMSGGVDSSVAAVLLKEQGYQVIGMTMKTWDYQLSGGNTGKETGCCSLESINDARSIAVHHGFPHYIVDFRGDFGDEVIDNFVGEYMAGRTPNPCVLCNTKVKWNSMLRKAMALGADYIATGHYARIRHDDDRNRWMLSRGRDSNKDQTYVLWGISQEALSKTLLPLSGLTKPEVRQLAREFGLKTADKSESYEICFIPDNDYGRFLREKVPGLGDRLSGGPVKTEGGDVVGHHDGYPFYTIGQRRGLNIAVGKPVYVTRIEPDTNTVVVGEDQSLLCSRLIAGQINTIAWDQIPDGGIRVEAKIRYKDSQEPATLTPLPGGGAEIRFDQPKRAVTPGQSVVFYSGDDLLGGGIIERAFIQ